The following proteins are co-located in the Streptomyces bottropensis ATCC 25435 genome:
- a CDS encoding dihydrodipicolinate synthase family protein has protein sequence MSSVTFETQRAALADVVAIPVTPFAEDGTVDQGAHRALLRRLLDGGITTLTPNGNTGEFYALTPEERRLVNELTMDEAGDRAVILVGVGHDVPTAVASAEHAREIGAQMVMVHQPVHPYVSQDGWVDYHRAIAEAVPELGVVPYIRNAQLTGERLARLADTCPNVVGVKYAVPDAARFAAFARDAGLERFVWVAGLAEPYAPSYFSAGATGFTSGLVNVAPAVSLNMIEALRSGDFPGAMKIWEQIRRFEELRAANGSANNVTVVKEALASLGLCRRDVRAPSRHLPEDERAEVAAIAAGWSI, from the coding sequence ATGAGCAGCGTGACGTTCGAGACCCAACGGGCGGCCCTGGCCGACGTGGTGGCGATCCCGGTGACTCCGTTCGCCGAGGACGGCACCGTCGACCAGGGTGCCCACCGGGCCCTGTTGCGCCGGCTGCTCGACGGAGGGATCACCACCCTCACCCCCAACGGAAACACCGGCGAGTTCTACGCCCTCACCCCCGAAGAGCGGCGCCTGGTCAACGAGCTGACGATGGACGAGGCCGGCGACCGGGCCGTGATCCTGGTCGGGGTCGGCCACGACGTACCCACCGCCGTGGCCTCCGCCGAGCACGCCCGTGAGATCGGGGCGCAGATGGTGATGGTCCATCAGCCGGTGCACCCGTACGTGTCGCAGGACGGCTGGGTCGACTACCACCGGGCGATCGCGGAGGCCGTGCCCGAACTGGGCGTCGTGCCCTACATCCGCAACGCGCAGCTCACCGGCGAACGGCTCGCCCGGCTCGCCGACACCTGTCCCAACGTGGTCGGGGTCAAGTACGCCGTGCCGGACGCCGCGCGCTTCGCGGCCTTCGCCCGCGACGCCGGCCTGGAGCGCTTCGTCTGGGTGGCGGGGCTCGCCGAGCCGTACGCACCCTCCTACTTCTCGGCCGGAGCCACCGGCTTCACGTCGGGCCTGGTGAACGTCGCCCCGGCCGTCTCGCTGAACATGATCGAAGCGCTGCGCTCGGGTGACTTCCCGGGCGCCATGAAGATCTGGGAGCAGATCCGCCGCTTCGAGGAGCTGCGCGCCGCCAACGGCTCCGCCAACAACGTCACCGTCGTCAAGGAGGCCCTCGCCTCCCTCGGCCTGTGCCGCCGCGACGTCCGGGCCCCCAGCAGGCACCTGCCCGAGGACGAACGCGCCGAGGTCGCCGCCATCGCCGCCGGGTGGTCGATATGA
- a CDS encoding carbohydrate ABC transporter permease gives MAQAAAVAKPPAPPRRSRARRASATPRRLPYLLIAPAALLMLGFIAYPVISVFYYSLQHYNPTKPWRNGFAGFDNFVHAFTEDPLFWDTLVFSAKWVVVEVSLQLLFGLALALIVNQTFVGRAVGRALVFSPWAVSGVLTSAIWVLLYNSQTGITRYLADMGIGEYGTSWLSDTSTVFSAAVVADLWRGVPFFAILILADLQSVSKDLYEAAEVDGAGRVRQFLHITLPHLKDAIILSTLLRAVWEFNNVDLLYTLTGGGPAGETTTLPLYIANTSVDAHNFGYASALTTVAFVILLFCSMVYLRLSKFGGESK, from the coding sequence ATGGCCCAAGCCGCAGCCGTGGCGAAACCGCCCGCGCCACCCCGGCGGAGCCGTGCGCGCCGTGCCTCCGCGACACCGCGCAGGCTGCCCTACCTGCTGATCGCCCCGGCCGCCCTGCTCATGCTGGGCTTCATCGCCTACCCGGTCATCAGCGTCTTCTACTACAGCCTGCAGCACTACAACCCCACCAAGCCCTGGCGGAACGGCTTCGCCGGCTTCGACAACTTCGTCCACGCCTTCACCGAGGACCCCCTCTTCTGGGACACCCTCGTCTTCAGCGCCAAGTGGGTGGTCGTCGAGGTCTCGCTGCAGCTGCTGTTCGGCCTGGCACTCGCGCTCATCGTCAACCAGACCTTCGTCGGCCGGGCCGTCGGCCGGGCGCTGGTCTTCTCGCCCTGGGCCGTCTCCGGCGTGCTGACCTCCGCGATCTGGGTGCTCCTCTACAACTCCCAGACGGGCATCACCCGTTACCTCGCGGACATGGGCATCGGCGAGTACGGCACCAGCTGGCTCTCCGACACCTCCACCGTCTTCTCGGCGGCGGTCGTCGCCGACCTGTGGCGCGGTGTCCCCTTCTTCGCGATCCTCATCCTCGCCGACCTCCAGTCCGTCTCGAAGGACCTGTACGAGGCCGCCGAGGTCGACGGCGCCGGCCGGGTCCGGCAGTTCCTGCACATCACGCTGCCGCACCTGAAGGACGCGATCATCCTCTCCACGCTGCTGCGCGCGGTGTGGGAGTTCAACAACGTCGACCTCCTCTACACCCTGACCGGCGGCGGACCGGCGGGGGAGACCACGACGCTCCCCCTCTACATCGCCAACACCTCGGTCGACGCCCACAACTTCGGTTACGCGTCCGCCCTGACCACGGTCGCGTTCGTGATCCTGCTCTTCTGCTCGATGGTCTATCTGCGGCTCAGCAAGTTCGGAGGCGAGTCCAAGTGA
- a CDS encoding GntR family transcriptional regulator produces the protein MTSVPTPIPSRTQFVLEGIKHRILTGQLTPGQALVETELAAQFGVSKTPVREALKTLAGTGLVVMSQYKGVTVRMVDADMAREVYDVRLLLEPEALRRSVRRGAPWDAAADALTRADEATDTAERSLANREFHRALYVPCGNPLLGRMLDEVRDQAALVSAVAWAADPSWEREAAEHREILRLALDGDADGAAAALHAHIASFVERAFPGAREDEQASVPRRPRQNR, from the coding sequence ATGACCTCTGTGCCCACGCCGATCCCCTCCCGCACGCAGTTCGTGCTGGAAGGGATCAAGCACCGCATCCTCACCGGGCAGTTGACGCCCGGTCAGGCGCTGGTCGAGACCGAGCTGGCCGCGCAGTTCGGGGTGTCCAAGACCCCCGTGCGCGAGGCGCTCAAGACGCTGGCCGGGACCGGCCTCGTCGTGATGAGCCAGTACAAGGGCGTCACGGTGCGCATGGTGGACGCGGACATGGCGCGCGAGGTCTATGACGTGCGGCTGCTCCTGGAGCCGGAGGCCCTGCGGCGCTCGGTGCGGCGCGGCGCCCCCTGGGACGCGGCCGCCGACGCGCTGACCCGGGCCGACGAGGCCACCGACACCGCCGAACGGTCTCTGGCCAACCGGGAGTTCCACCGCGCCCTGTACGTGCCGTGCGGCAACCCGCTGCTCGGCCGGATGCTCGACGAGGTGCGCGACCAGGCCGCCCTGGTGTCGGCCGTGGCGTGGGCCGCCGACCCTTCCTGGGAACGGGAGGCCGCCGAGCACCGGGAGATCCTGCGGCTCGCCCTCGACGGCGACGCCGACGGCGCTGCCGCCGCCCTGCACGCGCACATCGCCTCGTTCGTCGAACGGGCCTTCCCCGGGGCGCGGGAGGACGAGCAGGCCTCAGTGCCCCGGCGGCCCCGGCAGAACCGGTAA
- a CDS encoding MFS transporter: MKSTTSTSARATRRVLGDRNAGPYLAAVVVSGLGSSAMWLVAGIWVKDLTGSDALAALCTLALWAPLLAGPLLGTLADRPRRRALLVTTDLGLAALLLTLFAVDSPGDLWLLYAVLLVYGAAGVVHDAAESALVATAVDPALLGDFNGLRMTANESMKLVAPSAGAGLYAAYGGATVALLDAVTFVAAAGLYGLVRRRTPRPPGRGEGPAPGLYARTAEGARHLLTHERMRPLVLAGGTTMLLSGVNGALIYAVVESLGHSPAYTGLLFVAQGTGSIAVGLATGPLLRRLGELPFAAYGIALTGTAVAARTVPSDIAALACGAAIGIGLPCVLTAALTAVQRETPPDRLGRTTATAHTLLFAPTAVGTAIGAGLVDVAGLPVLLPAVGTLLLLTAAWLLCRR; the protein is encoded by the coding sequence ATGAAATCGACGACATCGACGTCCGCCCGGGCCACCAGGCGTGTCCTCGGGGACCGGAACGCGGGGCCGTATCTCGCCGCCGTGGTGGTCTCGGGCCTCGGCTCGTCGGCGATGTGGCTGGTCGCGGGCATCTGGGTCAAGGACCTCACGGGCTCGGACGCGCTGGCGGCGCTGTGCACGCTCGCCCTGTGGGCCCCGCTCCTCGCCGGCCCCCTCCTGGGCACCCTCGCGGACCGCCCCCGCCGCCGCGCCCTCCTCGTCACAACCGACCTGGGCCTGGCCGCCCTCCTGCTCACCCTCTTCGCCGTCGACTCCCCGGGCGACCTGTGGCTCCTCTACGCGGTCCTCCTCGTCTACGGCGCGGCAGGCGTCGTCCACGACGCGGCCGAGTCGGCCCTCGTCGCCACCGCCGTCGACCCTGCCCTCCTCGGCGACTTCAACGGCCTGCGCATGACGGCCAACGAGAGCATGAAACTGGTGGCCCCGTCGGCGGGAGCCGGTCTGTACGCGGCGTACGGCGGAGCGACGGTGGCCCTGCTGGACGCGGTGACGTTCGTCGCGGCGGCGGGGCTGTACGGACTGGTGCGCAGGCGAACGCCGCGCCCGCCCGGCCGCGGCGAAGGACCCGCCCCCGGCCTGTACGCCCGCACGGCCGAAGGCGCCCGCCACCTCCTCACCCACGAGCGCATGCGCCCCCTGGTCCTGGCCGGCGGCACGACGATGCTGCTCTCCGGGGTGAACGGCGCCCTGATCTACGCGGTGGTCGAGTCCCTGGGCCACTCCCCGGCGTACACCGGCCTCCTCTTCGTCGCCCAGGGCACCGGTTCGATCGCCGTCGGCCTGGCCACGGGCCCCCTCCTGCGGCGCCTCGGCGAACTCCCCTTCGCGGCCTACGGCATCGCCCTGACGGGGACGGCGGTGGCGGCCCGCACCGTCCCGAGCGACATCGCCGCCCTGGCCTGCGGCGCGGCGATCGGCATCGGCCTCCCCTGCGTCCTGACCGCGGCGCTCACCGCGGTCCAGCGCGAGACCCCGCCCGACCGGCTGGGCCGCACCACGGCCACCGCCCACACCCTCCTCTTCGCCCCGACAGCGGTGGGCACGGCGATCGGCGCCGGCCTGGTGGACGTGGCCGGTCTCCCGGTGCTGCTGCCGGCCGTCGGCACACTTCTCCTCCTGACAGCGGCCTGGCTGCTGTGCCGTCGCTGA
- a CDS encoding TIGR03086 family metal-binding protein: MTDQAPAPLDLAPQARAVARLARGVRDDQLSDPTPCPEYAVRHILGHLLGLAAAFRDAGRKDLGPTTDTNPQAALPDIGPDWREALPRVLDELAEAWQDPAAWVGETRAGGVSLPGEIAGAVAADELVVHGWDLARATGQAYDPDPAALTATHAFLAASADDPARGEIFGPVQPVPDDAPLLDRAIGLSGRDPLWKR, from the coding sequence ATGACCGACCAGGCCCCGGCCCCCCTCGACCTCGCCCCGCAGGCCCGCGCCGTCGCCCGCCTCGCCCGGGGCGTCCGCGACGATCAGCTCTCCGACCCCACTCCGTGCCCGGAGTACGCCGTGCGCCACATCCTCGGTCATCTGCTCGGGCTGGCCGCCGCCTTCCGTGACGCGGGCCGGAAGGATCTGGGGCCCACGACGGACACCAACCCGCAGGCGGCGCTGCCCGACATCGGGCCGGACTGGCGCGAGGCCCTGCCGCGAGTCCTCGACGAACTCGCCGAGGCCTGGCAGGACCCGGCCGCGTGGGTGGGCGAGACCCGGGCGGGCGGGGTGTCCCTGCCGGGGGAGATCGCCGGCGCGGTGGCCGCGGACGAGCTGGTCGTGCACGGCTGGGACCTCGCACGGGCGACCGGCCAGGCGTACGACCCCGATCCGGCGGCTCTCACCGCGACCCACGCCTTCCTCGCCGCCTCGGCCGACGACCCGGCGCGCGGCGAGATCTTCGGCCCCGTACAGCCCGTACCGGACGACGCGCCGCTGCTGGACCGGGCGATCGGCCTGAGCGGCCGCGACCCGCTCTGGAAGCGGTAG
- the araD gene encoding L-arabinonate dehydratase produces MKQEQHTKRPQELRSHQWYGTDGLRSFSHRARTRQLGYLPEEHLGKPVIAILNTWSDINPCHVHLRERAQAVKRGVWQAGGFPLEFPVSTLSETFQKPTPMLYRNMLAMETEELLRSYPVDGAVLMGGCDKSTPALLMGAASVDLPAVFVPAGPMLPGHWRNEVLGSGTDMWKYWDDKRAGLIGDCEMTELESGLARSPGHCMTMGTASTLTAAAEALGVTVPGASSIPAVDSGHDRMAAAAGLRIVELVHKDRKLNDILTADAFEDAVTTVLGLGGSTNAVIHLIAMAGRAGVKLTLDDFDRVARTVPVLANVRPGGRQYLMEDFHFAGGLPGFLSRITDLLHLDRPTVSFDTMREQLDGARVHDDDVIRTRDNPVATEGGVAVLRGNLCPDGAVIKHISAEPHLLKHTGPAVVFDDYRTMQRTINDPSLGITADSVLVLRNSGPKGGPGMPEYGMLPIPDHLLKQGVRDMVRISDARMSGTSYGACALHVAPESYVGGPLALVRTGDSITLDVEARALRLNVDDEELERRRADWTPPPTRYERGYGALYNDQITQADTGCDFEFLARPGKVPDPYAG; encoded by the coding sequence ATGAAGCAGGAGCAGCACACGAAGAGGCCGCAGGAACTCCGGAGCCACCAGTGGTACGGCACGGACGGGCTGCGCTCCTTCAGCCACCGCGCCCGCACCCGTCAGCTCGGCTACCTCCCCGAGGAGCACCTCGGCAAGCCGGTCATCGCGATCCTCAACACCTGGTCCGACATCAACCCCTGTCATGTGCACCTCCGGGAGCGCGCCCAGGCGGTCAAGCGGGGCGTGTGGCAGGCGGGCGGCTTCCCGCTGGAGTTCCCGGTCTCGACCCTCTCCGAGACCTTCCAGAAGCCGACCCCCATGCTCTACCGCAACATGCTCGCGATGGAGACCGAGGAACTGCTCCGCTCCTACCCGGTCGACGGGGCCGTGCTGATGGGCGGCTGCGACAAGTCGACCCCCGCGCTGCTGATGGGCGCGGCGAGTGTCGACCTCCCCGCCGTCTTCGTACCCGCCGGGCCGATGCTGCCGGGCCACTGGCGCAACGAGGTCCTCGGCTCCGGCACCGACATGTGGAAGTACTGGGACGACAAGCGCGCCGGGCTCATCGGCGACTGCGAGATGACCGAGCTGGAGTCCGGTCTCGCGCGCTCCCCGGGCCACTGCATGACGATGGGTACGGCCTCCACGCTCACCGCCGCCGCCGAGGCGCTCGGTGTCACGGTGCCGGGCGCGTCCAGCATCCCGGCCGTCGACTCGGGCCACGACCGCATGGCGGCCGCCGCCGGCCTCCGGATCGTCGAACTGGTCCACAAGGACCGCAAGCTGAACGACATCCTCACCGCCGACGCCTTCGAGGACGCCGTCACCACCGTCCTCGGACTCGGCGGCTCCACCAACGCCGTCATCCACCTGATCGCGATGGCCGGCCGGGCGGGCGTCAAGCTCACCCTCGACGACTTCGACCGCGTCGCCCGTACCGTCCCGGTGCTCGCCAACGTCCGGCCCGGGGGCCGGCAGTACCTGATGGAGGACTTCCACTTCGCGGGCGGCCTCCCCGGGTTCCTCTCCCGGATCACCGACCTGCTGCATCTGGACCGGCCGACCGTCTCCTTCGACACGATGCGCGAACAGCTCGACGGCGCGCGCGTGCACGACGACGACGTGATCCGCACCCGCGACAACCCGGTCGCCACCGAAGGCGGCGTGGCCGTCCTGCGCGGCAACCTGTGTCCGGACGGCGCGGTCATCAAGCACATCTCCGCCGAACCGCACCTGCTCAAGCACACCGGCCCGGCGGTCGTCTTCGACGACTACCGCACGATGCAGCGCACGATCAACGACCCGTCCCTCGGCATCACCGCCGACAGCGTGCTGGTGCTGCGCAACTCCGGGCCCAAGGGCGGACCGGGCATGCCCGAGTACGGGATGCTGCCCATCCCCGACCACCTGCTGAAGCAGGGCGTACGGGACATGGTGCGGATCTCCGACGCCCGGATGAGCGGCACGAGCTACGGCGCCTGCGCCCTGCACGTGGCACCGGAGTCGTACGTCGGCGGGCCCCTCGCCCTCGTGCGCACCGGCGACTCGATCACCCTGGACGTCGAGGCACGGGCTCTGCGACTCAACGTGGACGACGAGGAGTTGGAGCGCCGTCGAGCGGACTGGACGCCACCGCCCACCCGTTACGAACGCGGCTACGGCGCCCTCTACAACGACCAGATCACCCAAGCGGACACCGGCTGCGACTTCGAGTTCCTGGCCAGACCGGGCAAGGTCCCGGACCCGTACGCGGGCTGA
- a CDS encoding MBL fold metallo-hydrolase, producing MPLSLTVLGTASPYPRPGRPASGYLLRGGGAEIWVDAGFGTFAELQRHTDPTRLTAIWISHLHADHSADLVAAMYGFAYGGLTLPAPLPVYAPDGCAERLAGFFGRPDTTFLNSVFDFRTLYDGHTVRHWNLTLTAHAVVHDVESYGLRAECQGRVFAYSGDSGPCDALSRLAGSADLFLCEADIDVRREGEPHVHLTPEEAGTYAKSASRLLITHVGPTLTPEGATGRAAVVFGGPTESAREGDTQTV from the coding sequence ATGCCCCTGAGTCTCACCGTCCTCGGCACCGCCTCTCCGTACCCCCGCCCGGGCCGGCCCGCCTCCGGGTATCTGCTGCGCGGCGGGGGCGCCGAGATATGGGTGGACGCGGGGTTCGGGACGTTCGCCGAGTTGCAGCGGCACACGGATCCCACCCGGCTCACGGCGATCTGGATCTCCCATCTGCACGCGGACCACAGCGCGGACCTGGTGGCCGCGATGTACGGCTTCGCGTACGGCGGCCTCACCCTGCCCGCGCCGCTGCCCGTGTACGCGCCCGACGGCTGCGCGGAGCGCCTCGCCGGATTCTTCGGGAGGCCGGACACGACCTTCCTGAACAGCGTCTTCGACTTCCGGACCCTCTACGACGGCCACACGGTCCGGCACTGGAACCTCACTCTCACCGCCCATGCCGTCGTCCACGACGTGGAGTCGTACGGGCTGCGCGCCGAGTGCCAGGGCCGCGTCTTCGCGTACTCGGGGGACAGCGGCCCGTGCGACGCGCTGAGCCGGCTCGCCGGCAGCGCGGACCTGTTCCTGTGCGAGGCGGACATCGACGTGCGTCGCGAAGGTGAACCCCACGTGCACCTCACGCCGGAGGAGGCCGGGACCTACGCGAAGAGTGCGAGCCGGCTGCTGATCACCCATGTGGGTCCCACGCTCACCCCGGAGGGGGCGACCGGCCGGGCGGCCGTCGTCTTCGGCGGGCCCACCGAGAGCGCGCGCGAGGGCGACACCCAGACCGTGTGA
- a CDS encoding carbohydrate ABC transporter permease — MITKDAERTVPVTSAPAAEEPPQRPHKVRRAWDEVPRWQIYLPLGIYLVFTLVPFYWILLFALRKPGSTSLVPWPVTFEHFEKVWNERSFGVYFQNSVLVGVVTLLMTTLVALAGGYALARFDFKIKRGFMLALLCSQFVPGALLLVPLFQIFAELRMINSLFSVILAETVFQLPLSIILISNFIKNVPYTLEEAAWVDGCNRFTAFRVVVLPLLRPGLIAVGSFAFVHSWNHFLFALMFLSNQDKQTIPVGLNTLLSADSVDLGALAAGGIIAAVPVVIVFAFIQKWLITGFSAGAVKG, encoded by the coding sequence GTGATCACCAAGGACGCCGAGAGGACCGTACCGGTGACGTCCGCGCCCGCGGCCGAGGAGCCCCCGCAGCGCCCGCACAAGGTCCGCCGCGCCTGGGACGAGGTGCCGCGCTGGCAGATCTACCTGCCGCTGGGGATCTACCTGGTCTTCACCCTCGTCCCCTTCTACTGGATCCTGCTCTTCGCGCTGCGCAAGCCCGGCTCGACCTCGCTCGTGCCGTGGCCGGTGACGTTCGAGCACTTCGAGAAGGTGTGGAACGAGCGCAGCTTCGGGGTCTACTTCCAGAACAGCGTGCTCGTCGGTGTCGTCACCCTGCTGATGACCACGCTCGTCGCCCTGGCCGGCGGCTACGCCCTCGCCCGCTTCGACTTCAAGATCAAGCGCGGGTTCATGCTGGCGCTGCTGTGCTCCCAGTTCGTCCCGGGCGCACTGCTCCTCGTCCCGCTGTTCCAGATCTTCGCCGAGCTGCGGATGATCAACTCGCTGTTCAGTGTCATCCTCGCCGAGACGGTCTTCCAGCTGCCGCTGTCGATCATCCTGATCAGCAACTTCATCAAGAACGTGCCGTACACGCTGGAGGAAGCGGCCTGGGTGGACGGCTGCAACCGGTTCACCGCGTTCCGGGTGGTCGTGCTGCCGCTGCTGCGGCCCGGCCTGATCGCCGTCGGCTCCTTCGCCTTCGTGCACTCCTGGAACCACTTCCTGTTCGCCCTGATGTTCCTCAGCAACCAGGACAAGCAGACGATCCCGGTCGGCCTCAACACCCTGCTCAGCGCGGACAGCGTGGACCTCGGCGCGCTGGCGGCCGGCGGCATCATCGCCGCCGTGCCCGTGGTCATCGTCTTCGCCTTCATCCAGAAGTGGCTGATCACGGGCTTCAGCGCCGGGGCGGTGAAGGGATGA
- a CDS encoding pectate lyase family protein, giving the protein MTARRRAAQLLALAGVLGATLTTPAGAEARDIGRDTLATDDGWAAADGGTTGGSTADAAHVFTVRTRSELVRALDGGSAAPKIIRIAGTVDANTSDDGDRLDCADYATDGYDLRKYLAAYDPRTWGSAKPAGPQEEARQASAAKQAERVELAVGPNTTLVGLKGAVLKGASLQLRGVDNVIVRDLELRDAYDCFPVWQPNTGGLGDWKAAYDNIWVRGSRHVWIDHVTISDKGHPDEDEPTHFGRNHLRHDGLLDITNASDLVTVSWSRFADHDKAILIGNGDTATGDRGRLRVTLHHNEFENVVQRAPRVRFGQVHLYNNRYVVPAGAHDFRYSLGVSTESAVYAENNAFTTPGHIEAADLVKSWNGTALHQTGTLFNGYPVDLLAIHNAYNSGSERDLTADVGWTPTLHQKIDSAGRADREVARGAGAGRIR; this is encoded by the coding sequence ATGACCGCACGCCGCAGAGCGGCGCAGCTCCTCGCCCTCGCCGGGGTGCTGGGTGCCACGCTCACCACCCCGGCCGGGGCCGAGGCCCGGGACATCGGCCGCGACACGCTCGCGACGGACGACGGCTGGGCGGCCGCCGACGGTGGTACCACGGGAGGTTCCACCGCAGACGCCGCCCACGTCTTCACCGTCCGGACCCGGAGCGAGCTGGTCCGCGCCCTGGACGGCGGCAGCGCCGCCCCGAAGATCATCCGGATCGCGGGGACCGTCGACGCCAACACCTCCGACGACGGGGACCGGCTCGACTGCGCCGACTACGCGACCGACGGTTACGACCTGAGGAAGTACCTGGCCGCGTACGACCCGCGCACCTGGGGCTCCGCCAAGCCCGCCGGCCCCCAGGAGGAGGCCCGTCAGGCGTCGGCGGCGAAGCAGGCCGAACGGGTCGAGCTGGCCGTCGGCCCCAACACCACCCTCGTCGGCCTCAAGGGCGCCGTCCTGAAGGGCGCGAGCCTCCAGCTCAGGGGCGTGGACAACGTCATCGTCCGCGACCTCGAACTGCGCGACGCCTACGACTGCTTCCCCGTCTGGCAGCCCAACACCGGCGGACTCGGCGACTGGAAGGCGGCGTACGACAACATCTGGGTGCGCGGCTCCCGCCATGTCTGGATCGACCACGTCACGATCTCCGACAAGGGACACCCCGACGAGGACGAGCCCACCCACTTCGGCCGCAACCATCTCCGCCACGACGGCCTGCTCGACATCACCAACGCCTCCGACCTGGTCACCGTGTCCTGGAGCCGCTTCGCCGACCACGACAAGGCCATCCTGATCGGCAACGGGGACACCGCCACCGGTGACCGGGGCAGGCTGCGGGTGACGCTGCACCACAACGAGTTCGAGAACGTCGTGCAGCGCGCGCCGCGCGTCCGCTTCGGCCAGGTGCACCTCTACAACAACCGCTACGTCGTCCCGGCCGGCGCCCACGACTTCCGGTACTCCCTGGGCGTCTCCACCGAGTCCGCCGTGTACGCCGAGAACAACGCCTTCACCACCCCCGGCCACATCGAGGCCGCCGACCTGGTCAAGAGCTGGAACGGCACCGCCCTGCACCAGACGGGCACCCTCTTCAACGGCTATCCGGTGGATCTCCTGGCCATCCACAACGCCTACAACTCCGGCAGCGAGCGTGATCTCACGGCCGACGTCGGCTGGACGCCTACCCTGCACCAAAAGATCGACAGCGCCGGGAGGGCCGACCGAGAGGTGGCCCGCGGCGCGGGCGCAGGGAGGATCCGATGA
- a CDS encoding Gfo/Idh/MocA family protein, translating into MTPMNRETTAYDTPLPLVLAGARGHGRWHLENIRRLQDKGIVRLAGICELTPLGADEIPDGLGTPEQSADLGALLDATGAAIAVICTPIPTHTDLALTAARRGVHVLLEKPPAPSYAEFRRMADGVADAGTVCQIGFQSLGSHALPAIRTMVADGLIGEVVGIGGAGAWARAEAYYRRAPWAGKRRLNGVDVIDGALTNPLAHAVATGLALAGAGRAEDVTAIETELLRANDIESDDTSCVRVTTVDGGRITVAATLCAQDPDEPYNVVHGTSGRITFWYKQDRVLVQRAGHGPEEIEYDRTDLLENLVDHLVDGTELLVPPAVTGAFMKVVEAIRLAPDPVALPAGAWHRLPDEERRVVDGIDGLVAAAADNLALYSELGASWALPEAPAKEVST; encoded by the coding sequence ATGACCCCGATGAACCGTGAGACCACCGCCTACGACACCCCGCTGCCGCTCGTCCTCGCAGGCGCCCGCGGCCACGGCCGCTGGCACCTGGAGAACATCCGGCGGCTGCAGGACAAGGGGATCGTCCGGCTCGCCGGGATCTGCGAGCTGACCCCGCTGGGCGCGGACGAGATCCCGGACGGTCTCGGCACGCCCGAGCAGTCCGCCGACCTCGGGGCGCTCCTCGACGCGACGGGCGCCGCGATCGCGGTGATCTGCACCCCGATCCCGACCCACACCGACCTGGCCCTGACGGCGGCCCGGCGGGGCGTGCACGTGCTGCTGGAGAAGCCGCCGGCGCCGTCGTACGCCGAGTTCCGCCGCATGGCGGACGGGGTCGCGGACGCCGGCACGGTCTGCCAGATCGGCTTCCAGTCGCTGGGCTCGCACGCCCTGCCCGCCATCCGGACGATGGTGGCGGACGGCCTGATCGGCGAGGTCGTCGGCATCGGCGGAGCCGGCGCCTGGGCGCGCGCCGAGGCGTACTACCGGCGGGCGCCCTGGGCCGGCAAGCGGCGCCTGAACGGCGTGGACGTGATCGACGGGGCGCTCACCAACCCCCTCGCGCACGCCGTCGCCACCGGGCTCGCCCTCGCCGGCGCGGGCCGCGCCGAGGACGTCACGGCCATCGAGACCGAGCTGCTGCGCGCCAACGACATCGAGTCCGACGACACCTCGTGCGTGCGGGTCACCACCGTCGACGGCGGCCGGATCACCGTCGCCGCCACCCTGTGCGCGCAGGACCCGGACGAGCCGTACAACGTCGTCCACGGCACCAGCGGCCGGATCACCTTCTGGTACAAGCAGGACCGCGTGCTGGTCCAGCGGGCCGGGCACGGCCCGGAGGAGATCGAGTACGACCGCACGGACCTGCTGGAGAACCTCGTCGACCACCTCGTCGACGGCACCGAGCTGCTGGTCCCGCCGGCGGTGACCGGCGCGTTCATGAAGGTCGTCGAGGCGATCCGACTCGCCCCGGACCCGGTCGCGCTCCCGGCCGGCGCCTGGCACCGGCTGCCCGACGAGGAGCGCCGCGTCGTCGACGGCATCGACGGCCTGGTCGCGGCCGCCGCCGACAACCTCGCCCTCTACTCCGAACTCGGCGCCTCCTGGGCGCTGCCCGAAGCACCGGCGAAAGAGGTGAGCACATGA